One stretch of Prochlorococcus marinus XMU1402 DNA includes these proteins:
- the rpsG gene encoding 30S ribosomal protein S7 has product MSRRNAAVKRPVLPDPQFNSRLASMMISRLMKHGKKSTAQKILSDAFSIISERTGSNAVELFETAVKNATPLVEVRARRVGGATYQVPMEVRQERGTAMALRWLVTFSRARNGKSMSQKLASELMDAANETGSSVKKREDTHKMAEANKAFAHYRY; this is encoded by the coding sequence ATGTCACGTCGAAATGCAGCAGTAAAAAGACCAGTTCTTCCAGATCCCCAATTTAATAGTCGTCTTGCTTCAATGATGATTTCTCGGTTGATGAAACATGGTAAAAAATCAACTGCTCAAAAAATACTATCTGATGCTTTTTCTATAATAAGCGAGAGAACAGGTAGTAATGCAGTAGAGTTATTTGAAACAGCCGTAAAAAATGCTACTCCTCTTGTCGAGGTAAGAGCTAGAAGAGTTGGTGGTGCAACATATCAAGTTCCTATGGAGGTTCGCCAAGAAAGGGGTACAGCGATGGCTTTAAGATGGCTCGTAACATTCTCACGTGCAAGGAATGGCAAAAGCATGTCCCAAAAACTTGCTAGCGAGTTGATGGATGCAGCAAATGAAACTGGAAGTTCAGTTAAGAAAAGAGAAGATACTCATAAAATGGCTGAAGCCAATAAAGCTTTTGCACATTACAGATATTAA
- the rpsL gene encoding 30S ribosomal protein S12 — translation MPTISQLIGSERKRLTRKTKSPALKACPERRGVCTRVYTSTPKKPNSALRKVARVRLTSGFEVTAYIPGIGHNLQEHSVVLLRGGRVKDLPGVRYHIIRGTLDTAGVKDRRQSRSKYGAKAPKD, via the coding sequence ATGCCTACCATCTCACAATTAATAGGTTCAGAAAGAAAACGTCTGACTAGAAAAACAAAATCTCCTGCACTTAAAGCTTGCCCTGAAAGAAGAGGGGTATGTACGAGAGTTTATACATCAACTCCTAAAAAACCTAATTCAGCTTTAAGAAAAGTTGCAAGGGTGAGATTAACTTCTGGTTTCGAAGTAACGGCTTATATTCCTGGAATTGGTCATAATTTGCAAGAACACTCTGTAGTACTACTAAGGGGTGGAAGGGTTAAAGATTTGCCAGGAGTTAGATATCATATAATAAGAGGAACTTTAGATACCGCTGGAGTCAAAGATAGACGTCAATCCAGATCAAAATATGGTGCAAAAGCTCCAAAAGATTAA
- the gltB gene encoding glutamate synthase large subunit: MGESIKRIVEPYQDSYSPNGIIGEKDACGVGFIANIEGLESNWILKQSLKGLSCMEHRGGCGGDSDSGDGAGILCSIPWNYLEKEVNLKNKKEYDKGIGMIFMPNKKEKIEECKSICEEEADKLRINKTFWRTVPVNNEILGPLAKANAPFISQWILFIDKKDNNDIERLLFQLRKRIEKKIRESFKNHVGDCEFYFASLSSKTVVYKGMVRSEILSEFYQDLKDESFKVSFSVYHRRFSTNTLPKWPLAQPMRFLGHNGEINTLLGNINWAKASETHIDDFWGNLSNEIKPIVDINKSDSSNLDATLEINIRSGQPITDSLLKLVPEAFRDQPELEQREDIKSFYEYSASLQEAWDGPALLVFADGNFVGATLDRNGLRPARYSITNDGFVIMGSETGVVDLDEERVIEKGRLGPGQMLAVDFHQNRILRNWEVKSEAAQRHDYKNLLSKRTIKIENSEWLKDCKLKDLELLQQQTAYGFSSEDNDLILDSMASLAKEPTYCMGDDIPLAVLSSKPHILYDYFKQRFAQVTNPPIDPLREKLVMSLEMHLGERCTPFEIKVPKPFVHLKSPILNEEELISIKNSKIKSQTISSLFDIEEGVQGLENQLKEICEQSELSIKDGCSLIIISDKGINPKKTFIPPLLAVGTVHHYLLKKEIRLKASLIIETGQCWSTHHLACLIGYGASAVCPWLTFEAGRHWLKHPKTQKLIDSKKINPLSIIDVQENIKKALEDGLRKILSKIGISLLSSYHGAQIFEAVGLGSDLIKIAFNGTTSRIAGITLKELTNETLSIHTKAYPEIDLKKLEFLGFVQFRNNGEYHSNNPEMSKVLHSAVKQGPGYDHFETYKKLISNRPTTSLRDLLTINSKRKSIPLEEVESVESICKRFCTGGMSLGALSREAHEVLAVAMNRIGGKSNSGEGGEDPARFNLLNDIDENTQSKTLPFIKGLKNGDTACSAIKQIASGRFGVTPEYLRSGKQLEIKMAQGAKPGEGGQLPGPKVDSYIAKLRNSKPGVALISPPPHHDIYSIEDLAQLIHDLHQVHPKAKVSVKLVSEIGIGTIAAGVSKANADVIQISGHDGGTGASPLSSIKHAGLPWELGVAEVHKSLLENNLRERVILRTDGGLKTGWDVVIAALLGAEEYGFGSVAMIAEGCIMARVCHTNKCPVGVATQKEELRKRFKGIPENVVNFFLYIAEEVRQIMSSIGVSNMEELIGNQEFLSARNVSLPKTSNIDLSSLVNSENSTTDRSWLNHSINAHSNGSVLEDEFLSDTEFINSIKNHEKLTKEIEIKNTDRSVCAKISGEIAELHGNKGFNGELNLNFKGYAGQSFGAFLLKGMNVQLIGEANDYVCKGMNGGILTIIPPKADKISSEQVILGNTCLYGATGGKLFALGKSGERFAVRNSGATAVTEGAGDHCCEYMTGGKVVILGSTGRNIGAGMTGGIAFILDENNDLSNKVNKEIVSIHKITSSKQEDILLEIIREYQAKTHSFKAAKIIENWSDFKCNFKLIVPPSEEEMLDIKKM, translated from the coding sequence ATGGGAGAGAGTATCAAAAGAATCGTTGAGCCATATCAAGATAGTTATTCCCCCAATGGAATAATTGGTGAGAAAGACGCGTGTGGAGTTGGTTTCATAGCAAATATTGAAGGGTTAGAAAGCAACTGGATCCTAAAACAATCCCTTAAAGGCCTTAGCTGCATGGAGCATAGAGGAGGTTGTGGAGGGGATAGTGACTCAGGAGATGGAGCGGGTATTTTATGTTCAATTCCCTGGAATTACTTAGAAAAAGAAGTTAATCTTAAAAATAAAAAAGAATATGATAAAGGTATAGGGATGATTTTCATGCCTAATAAAAAAGAGAAAATTGAAGAATGTAAATCAATATGTGAAGAGGAAGCAGATAAATTAAGAATCAACAAGACATTTTGGAGAACAGTACCTGTTAATAATGAAATCTTAGGTCCTTTAGCTAAAGCAAATGCTCCATTTATAAGTCAGTGGATTTTATTTATAGATAAAAAAGACAATAACGATATTGAAAGGCTTTTATTTCAACTAAGGAAAAGAATTGAGAAAAAAATAAGAGAAAGTTTTAAAAACCATGTTGGCGATTGTGAATTTTATTTTGCCTCACTAAGTTCTAAAACAGTTGTTTATAAAGGCATGGTTCGTTCTGAAATATTATCTGAGTTTTATCAAGACTTAAAAGATGAGAGTTTTAAAGTTTCATTTTCCGTTTACCATAGGAGATTTAGTACAAATACACTTCCAAAATGGCCACTAGCTCAGCCCATGAGATTCTTAGGTCATAACGGAGAAATCAATACTCTCTTAGGTAATATCAACTGGGCTAAAGCTTCAGAAACACACATAGATGATTTTTGGGGAAACTTATCTAACGAAATTAAGCCAATCGTAGATATAAATAAAAGTGATTCATCAAACCTTGATGCAACTCTTGAAATCAATATTCGTTCAGGTCAGCCCATCACTGACTCATTATTGAAACTTGTTCCTGAAGCTTTTAGAGATCAACCAGAACTTGAACAAAGAGAGGACATTAAATCATTTTATGAGTATTCTGCAAGCCTACAAGAAGCTTGGGATGGTCCTGCTCTACTTGTATTTGCTGATGGAAATTTTGTAGGGGCAACGCTTGATAGAAATGGTCTTAGACCAGCAAGATATTCAATAACAAATGATGGTTTTGTAATAATGGGTTCCGAAACAGGAGTAGTAGATCTTGACGAGGAAAGAGTCATAGAAAAAGGTCGATTAGGACCTGGACAAATGTTAGCGGTTGATTTTCATCAGAATAGAATCCTCCGAAATTGGGAGGTAAAATCTGAAGCAGCTCAAAGGCATGATTATAAAAATCTCCTAAGTAAGAGGACTATAAAAATTGAAAATAGTGAATGGCTTAAAGACTGCAAACTAAAAGACCTTGAGTTGTTACAACAACAAACTGCGTATGGTTTTTCATCAGAAGACAATGATCTTATATTAGATTCAATGGCTTCATTAGCTAAAGAGCCAACCTATTGCATGGGAGACGATATCCCATTAGCAGTGCTTTCTTCAAAGCCACATATTTTATATGACTATTTCAAGCAAAGATTTGCGCAAGTTACAAATCCTCCTATTGACCCTCTGAGAGAAAAACTTGTAATGAGTTTAGAGATGCATCTTGGAGAAAGGTGTACACCATTTGAGATTAAAGTTCCTAAACCTTTTGTTCATTTAAAAAGTCCAATTCTCAATGAGGAAGAACTCATTTCCATTAAAAACTCAAAAATTAAATCTCAAACAATTTCAAGTTTGTTTGATATTGAGGAAGGTGTTCAAGGCTTAGAAAACCAATTAAAAGAAATTTGCGAACAGAGTGAACTCTCTATAAAAGATGGTTGCTCTTTAATTATCATTTCTGATAAGGGAATTAATCCTAAAAAGACTTTTATTCCTCCTTTACTTGCTGTTGGGACAGTTCATCATTATCTTTTAAAAAAAGAAATAAGGCTAAAAGCTTCCCTAATTATTGAAACTGGTCAATGTTGGAGCACTCATCATTTAGCTTGTTTGATTGGTTATGGCGCGAGTGCAGTTTGCCCATGGTTGACGTTCGAAGCGGGAAGACACTGGTTAAAACATCCAAAAACACAAAAACTCATTGATAGCAAAAAAATAAATCCATTATCAATAATTGATGTTCAAGAAAATATTAAAAAAGCCCTAGAAGACGGTCTAAGAAAAATTCTTTCAAAAATTGGTATCTCACTTTTATCTAGTTACCATGGCGCACAAATTTTTGAAGCTGTAGGCCTTGGATCTGACTTAATAAAAATTGCTTTTAATGGTACAACAAGCCGTATTGCTGGGATAACTTTAAAAGAATTAACTAATGAAACACTTTCGATACATACGAAAGCCTATCCAGAGATCGATTTAAAAAAATTGGAATTTTTAGGATTTGTGCAGTTTAGAAATAATGGAGAATATCACTCAAATAATCCTGAGATGTCCAAAGTTTTACATTCAGCTGTAAAACAAGGACCAGGATACGATCATTTTGAAACTTACAAAAAACTCATTAGTAATAGACCAACAACATCTCTAAGAGATTTACTAACAATTAATTCAAAAAGAAAAAGCATCCCATTAGAGGAAGTTGAAAGTGTTGAATCAATTTGTAAAAGGTTCTGTACCGGAGGAATGAGTTTGGGTGCTTTATCAAGAGAAGCACATGAAGTATTAGCAGTTGCGATGAATAGAATTGGTGGAAAAAGTAATAGTGGAGAGGGGGGAGAAGATCCAGCTCGTTTTAATCTTTTAAATGATATCGATGAAAATACTCAATCAAAGACGTTGCCATTTATTAAAGGTCTTAAAAATGGAGATACCGCATGCTCAGCTATTAAACAAATAGCATCAGGTAGATTTGGTGTTACACCTGAATATCTAAGAAGTGGTAAACAACTCGAAATTAAAATGGCTCAAGGTGCAAAACCTGGAGAAGGGGGACAATTACCTGGTCCAAAAGTTGATTCTTACATCGCAAAACTAAGAAATAGTAAACCTGGAGTAGCTCTAATATCTCCTCCTCCGCATCATGATATTTATTCAATCGAAGATTTAGCTCAACTTATCCATGACTTACACCAAGTTCATCCAAAAGCGAAAGTGAGCGTTAAACTTGTTTCTGAAATTGGTATAGGCACTATTGCTGCTGGAGTAAGCAAAGCTAATGCAGACGTAATTCAAATTTCAGGCCATGACGGAGGCACAGGTGCTTCACCCCTAAGTTCTATTAAACATGCAGGTTTACCATGGGAACTAGGTGTTGCTGAGGTTCATAAATCTCTATTAGAAAATAACTTACGAGAAAGAGTAATTTTAAGAACTGATGGAGGTCTTAAAACAGGCTGGGATGTAGTTATTGCAGCTTTACTAGGTGCTGAAGAATACGGTTTCGGTTCTGTAGCGATGATTGCTGAAGGATGCATAATGGCTCGGGTTTGTCATACAAACAAGTGTCCTGTTGGAGTTGCCACTCAAAAAGAAGAATTAAGAAAAAGATTTAAAGGTATTCCAGAAAATGTTGTCAATTTTTTCTTATATATTGCTGAAGAAGTAAGACAGATAATGAGTAGTATTGGAGTTTCTAATATGGAGGAACTGATTGGTAATCAAGAATTTCTTTCTGCAAGAAATGTCAGTCTTCCAAAAACTTCTAATATCGATCTTTCTTCTTTAGTAAATAGTGAAAATTCAACCACTGATAGATCATGGTTAAATCATTCAATAAATGCTCATAGTAATGGTTCTGTATTAGAAGACGAGTTTTTGTCTGATACAGAATTTATAAATTCAATTAAAAATCACGAAAAATTAACCAAAGAAATTGAGATAAAAAATACAGATAGAAGTGTTTGTGCGAAAATATCAGGGGAAATCGCAGAACTTCATGGAAACAAAGGCTTCAATGGAGAACTCAACTTAAATTTCAAAGGGTATGCAGGACAGAGCTTTGGTGCCTTTTTATTGAAGGGAATGAATGTTCAATTAATTGGAGAAGCTAATGATTATGTTTGTAAAGGAATGAATGGTGGAATACTCACAATCATTCCACCAAAAGCAGATAAAATCTCCTCCGAACAAGTTATTCTAGGAAATACTTGCCTTTATGGAGCAACTGGAGGGAAATTATTTGCATTAGGAAAATCCGGAGAAAGATTTGCAGTAAGAAATAGTGGCGCTACAGCAGTAACAGAGGGAGCAGGTGATCATTGTTGTGAATACATGACTGGAGGTAAAGTAGTTATTCTAGGTTCCACAGGAAGGAATATTGGTGCGGGCATGACTGGTGGAATAGCATTTATACTCGATGAGAATAATGATTTAAGTAATAAAGTTAATAAAGAAATAGTTAGCATTCATAAAATAACTTCATCCAAGCAGGAAGATATTTTATTGGAAATTATTAGAGAATATCAAGCAAAAACACATAGCTTTAAGGCTGCCAAAATAATTGAAAATTGGTCTGATTTCAAGTGTAATTTCAAATTAATTGTTCCCCCAAGCGAAGAAGAGATGCTTGACATAAAAAAAATGTAA
- a CDS encoding YciI family protein yields the protein MAFFVKTEIIKKKYLINNDLKRKIINEHIDWIKKLKKEGINIKSGFLVDELNRPGDGGLLIIEINNYKNALKIIKNDPMIKNNLVEWKLNEWVDSNK from the coding sequence ATGGCTTTCTTTGTAAAAACTGAAATCATAAAAAAAAAATATTTAATAAATAATGATTTAAAACGAAAAATAATTAACGAACATATTGATTGGATAAAAAAATTAAAAAAAGAGGGAATAAATATAAAAAGTGGTTTTTTGGTAGATGAGTTAAACAGGCCTGGTGACGGAGGATTACTCATTATTGAAATAAATAATTATAAAAATGCGCTAAAAATCATTAAAAATGATCCAATGATTAAGAATAATCTAGTTGAATGGAAATTAAATGAGTGGGTAGATTCAAATAAATAA
- the lipA gene encoding lipoyl synthase gives MTNNPNSLISKPDWLRVKAPQVERIGNTANLLNDLNLNTVCQEASCPNIGECFASGTATFLIMGPGCTRACPYCDIDFDRSKRELDPTEPYRLAEAVYRMKLKHVVITSVNRDELEDGGASQFFECVYQVRKKSPETSIELLIPDFCGNWKALEKVLDSNPNVLNHNIETVPSLYKKVRPQGKYERTLELLKRTRDYSPKVYTKSGFMLGLGEKDEEVLSLLRDLKSNFVDIVTIGQYLSPGPNHLPVQRFVSPSKFNYFKFFGEKDLDFMQVVSSPLTRSSYHAEEIQKLMKKYPR, from the coding sequence TTGACTAACAATCCAAATAGTTTAATATCAAAACCTGATTGGTTAAGAGTAAAAGCTCCACAAGTTGAGAGAATTGGGAATACTGCAAATTTGTTAAATGATTTAAATCTCAATACTGTATGTCAAGAAGCAAGTTGTCCTAATATTGGTGAATGTTTTGCTAGTGGAACTGCCACTTTCCTCATAATGGGTCCTGGCTGTACTAGGGCATGTCCATATTGTGATATTGATTTTGATAGATCTAAAAGAGAATTAGATCCAACAGAACCATATCGTTTAGCCGAAGCCGTTTATAGAATGAAACTTAAACATGTTGTTATAACATCAGTCAATAGAGATGAACTTGAGGATGGTGGCGCATCTCAATTCTTTGAATGTGTTTATCAAGTAAGAAAAAAATCTCCAGAAACTTCTATTGAGCTTTTAATTCCTGACTTTTGTGGCAACTGGAAAGCTCTTGAAAAAGTTCTTGATTCAAATCCAAACGTTTTAAATCATAATATTGAGACTGTGCCTTCGCTATATAAAAAAGTAAGACCTCAGGGAAAATATGAAAGAACTCTTGAGTTACTTAAAAGAACCAGAGACTATTCTCCCAAAGTTTATACAAAGTCAGGCTTTATGCTTGGTTTAGGGGAAAAAGATGAGGAAGTCTTAAGTCTTCTTAGGGATTTAAAAAGTAATTTCGTTGATATTGTTACTATTGGCCAATATTTATCTCCTGGCCCTAATCATTTACCTGTTCAAAGATTTGTGAGTCCCTCAAAATTTAATTACTTTAAATTTTTCGGGGAAAAAGATTTGGATTTTATGCAAGTAGTTAGTTCTCCTTTAACTCGAAGCAGTTACCATGCTGAAGAGATTCAAAAACTTATGAAAAAGTATCCAAGATAG
- a CDS encoding recombinase family protein, which translates to MSFKFKRKRLLLSEKYKSSKAIGYARAIHNEHAYLEEQIKNLKEEGCSLVFSELISLDEEIKPQLNKAINCLSEGDQLIMTQLDRAFKNKKECLRTINKLINKNIKLRTLNDFFADNESSKSNSSIFKILYELDNLEDKSLGERKKEQLLRRKLSGNNLGGRPKISPLKESLVIRLRNEGYSYRSIRSQTGIALSTIRRVILEGELM; encoded by the coding sequence TTGTCTTTTAAATTTAAAAGAAAACGTCTTTTACTATCTGAAAAATATAAAAGCTCTAAAGCAATAGGTTATGCTAGAGCTATTCATAATGAACATGCATACTTAGAAGAACAAATAAAAAATTTAAAGGAAGAGGGTTGTAGTTTAGTTTTCTCTGAATTGATAAGTTTAGATGAAGAAATTAAACCCCAACTCAATAAAGCTATAAATTGCTTATCTGAAGGCGATCAATTAATAATGACTCAGCTTGATCGAGCATTTAAAAATAAAAAAGAATGTTTGCGGACAATAAATAAACTTATTAATAAGAATATTAAATTGAGAACTTTGAATGATTTTTTTGCTGATAATGAATCCTCTAAATCAAATTCTTCAATTTTTAAGATTTTATATGAATTAGATAATTTAGAAGACAAAAGTTTAGGTGAAAGAAAAAAAGAACAACTATTACGCAGAAAATTATCTGGAAATAATCTGGGAGGCAGGCCCAAAATAAGTCCTTTAAAAGAATCTTTAGTCATCAGATTGCGTAATGAGGGATATTCATATCGATCGATCAGATCACAAACGGGAATTGCATTATCAACAATAAGAAGAGTGATTTTAGAAGGAGAATTAATGTAA